A genomic segment from Pseudorca crassidens isolate mPseCra1 chromosome 6, mPseCra1.hap1, whole genome shotgun sequence encodes:
- the XIRP2 gene encoding xin actin-binding repeat-containing protein 2 isoform X1 translates to MARYQAAVSKGDCRSFSTNMLEESEMCTVPGGLARVKKQFEKDKIASSCNTFTQYQYQHQDRSEQEVIRSSQVDIAGHSQEMERNEQETSKAHKIDVLGTETVSHLEKHTVEINQASPLHQYVQETVIDTPEDEEIPKVSTKFLKEQFEKSAQEKVLYSDKETTPTKQIKIENEYEETLKPSSIVGTSSTSTSQRKETSTTRYSDHSATSSTLAQVNATSSEKAEEFPPPPPDILQTPIDVTAFSQSPELPSPPRIPPVPKELYSKQRNLYELNRLYKHIHPELRKNLEKDYISEVSEIVSRQVNLGSSVSADVQQARYVFENTNDSSQKCLNSEREHLEWDEILKGEVQSMRWIFENQPLDSINNDSPDEDNISKGITDREIIAGGDVRYTTWMFETQPIDTLGDHSSVTEENAEKIPELARGDVCTARWMFETKPLDSMHKMHQSQEESVVTAIKDITGGDVKTVRYMFETQHLDQLRHLHSVDEVHLLQLRSELKEIKGNVKRSIKCFETQPLYVIRDGSGQMLEIKTVHREDVEKGDVRRARWMFETQPLDTINKDITEIKVIRGISMEENVKGGVSRAKWLFETQPLEKIKEESEEVIIEKETVIGTDVSRKCWMFETQPLDILKEVPDADPLRSEEIIGGDVQTTKHLFETLPIKALKDSPDVGKLQKITTSEEEKGDVRHQKWIFETQPLEEIREDKKEYVRTVKLEEVDRGDVRNYTRIFESNNLIKFDASDKIEVEGVTRGAVELNKSLFETTPLYAIQDHLGKYHQVKTVQQEEILRGDVRSCRWLFETRPIDQFDESIHKFQIIRGISAQEIQTGNVKSAKWLFETQPLDAIKYFSNMEEVESKTEQATDIIKGDVKTCRWLFETQPMESLYEKVSLMTGSEEIHKGDVKACTWLFETQSLDSIKDDSEATVKLQTVKQEEIHGGDVRTACFLFETENLDSIKGEEGKEIKAVEMDIQAGDVSSLRHKFESQSLDSISSSSEEVLKKIKTLKTEDIQKGNVLNCRWLFENQPIDMIKESQEGDKLVKTVTDIQGGDVRKGCFIFETFSLDEIKEESDYISTKKTITEEAIKGDVKSYRMLFETHPLYAIQDGEGCYHEVTTVKKEEVIHGDVRGTRWLFETKPLDSINESETVYVIKSVTQEDIQKGDVSSVRYRFETQPLDQIAKEPHGIVPTVDYIQGGDVKTSKQFFESENLDKKTYIRTVSVNEIQKGNVKTSTWLFETHTLDELRGEGSGYENIKTVTQEDMQKGDVKQAVWLFENQTLDSIKEADESITKITKEEIPPSDVKTTTWLFETTPLHEFTESRVEKVEVIGKSIKETLEELYSQKVIEAPGIIIEADEVGDVRMAKYKLLNQASPEIQKEEIVRVDLRSIMVKLLSKRDCKKREILVSEEEKGNVNLTKTQLLNRSTEFHAEKEEIVSGDVQQAIKNLFSEEGSVKKGILIQEDERGDVHMTIYCLLHENAGDTIKREEVIGGDVKRTIHNLLSSISNNKISERVKIDASERGNVQFFTTCIETGALDYLRQLQTWSDETLTARKQEKEEDVIGGDVEGTKLLLKKRQSQVERTVNETDIIPGDVHNTVKVFLTEPQSTSCKSPKEEIIKGDLKSTLNSVSQAISQKTVAKTEEIIKGDMLATLKSLKESNQKWKESKQPDVVPGDIEKATECLEKTANTRMEILKKELIRDDLEASLRNLKEAQRAFKEVNKKSVIKEDVQSVMVGSEEEQKIENHQVAVQRDKTSVLQPRPGPFEPAARWQGGADILNQTRGKSCHGDLREERTEVHLPKAPKGTVKIVIDREQNNDALEKNLRRLSNSQHKAIKNVLGSGDRMGIWTDNTTEQHLRDEHVSGQLTSTVSVREHLKTKESETVREQKKDAVFTQSIDKTIGKQQTETCEVRNDHQKIEALPDKSPKHTKNTKTSTDTQSSKPSLTQGPVNKMAGETCEVSEDFQKQTLLKQEMQYSNKDIKKKNMTPQPVWQTLPVDQDMSNVTEVKVAQKSHNKFKATDKKQTDIHLKSQDFLTKTNTSKDLKMAMEMSFNPINCNPENNAKESEFPLPPPSPPSPLPSNSSAEIEFPLPPPPPFMMLPEKNVFLPSLSTEKIKAEFENFPGLPLPPPPEDEKFERECLAMFPPPPPPPAPSLKPAHLLSSSVQEKHNGAFIQYSQEEASSSQAKIITGKSGGRLPPPTLPKPKFPKQIADKKNHSSPKVELENSPPDMECKITPSKDQKRVIMASSSEHIETKQNVSRKSLDKRKQLSMDSTRSLSQTVPETSPPKEKLIAPLVKSHSFPAGSGQQSPKPYMRKFKTPLMIAEEKYRQQREELEKQKKQESSCYNLVKTESQNQNVSELKKEVLLQKTKEEVPLAGMDSGVTVAQTNPVSQSLSQVLGVCTDNQLSTTPAVTFTAKRLQRVPTASEDKDTVKKEVLQSSRDMIQSKSAREIKQSHQECRTQQTQQKKYLEQLHLPQSKPVSPSFKVKTIKLPTLDRKLNETSHSSESHEKQAEVDVQTITKQQYQETEKTEARTECSNKQLVAEKYYQLPTKEKTVTVKLPTESTEKSRESKLNIFHEKQKEFRESESGKLPGSAETIQGPPMIGPKKEKLVVERKQEHLNKSAQKVVKQKVTGAHLDSQTQNFHQTYIQTSESQGEHKKLPQPCNNLQEEKCLGVKGLQQKQVFSNTKDSKQEMTQDKSLFSSVREFQQEDGKCAVNILEFLRKREELQQILSRVKEFEAEPDKNGIKTFQMLLNIIPVWLLSEEKREYGLHIAMENNIEKIKEEIMHIKTQAEDRLVSCEKIIQTAMISSKAGKQRNKATSVNETLSKVSNADVSYNKNTEQKENTIVEKTEHHQVATHQEATAQHHVKTHQEIKLVDAKTSPPSLKTRPPSPTFITIESTARPTETSAKDKLSQSPEKDSFAEPSPRPVSQPPRILRANTSPSPPKSHSEQLVKLKDTTAKLSRGTVPGSSVTPVPIVEKRTEIITSPATLRRQIKIEARGRDSPPTITIPISVNHADSGSFRESMEAQEEERKVGKRATYVHKDGVNSTKRRVPDTVSFDAVEIIRQVEKPHLSEHVQRYEAANRTAQVAENVMNDHENEINRWFRGFEDGLGFDAKSNRRVYANGEANHNIKQESRTFCKEEFGLSSLESASFTGFSHSHPRELQETMPVKPPSICSETRSLSELFSGVDAFESQAVGSRMMVSSSQGSEAGRSGFDFKHAPPTYEDVIAGHILDVSDSPTELRRNFQQTWQESERVFKNLGYATSDASATEMKTTFQEESAFMSETATPRQGNMYTLSEDGLSNGVPSSRQAEFS, encoded by the exons GAGGTAATCCGTAGCAGCCAGGTCGACATTGCAGGACACAGccaggaaatggaaagaaatgaacaagaaacTTCCAAAGCACACAAAATTGATGTTCTTGGAACAGAAACG GTCTCTCATCTTGAAAAACACACTGTGGAAATAAATCAAGCTTCTCCACTCCATCAATATGTTCAAGAAACAG TCATAGATACACCTGAGGATGAAGAGATTCCAAAGGTTTCaactaagtttttaaaagaacaatttgAAAAGTCTGCCCAGGAAAAGGTCCTTTATTCTGACAAAGAGACGACTCCAACCAAGCAGATTAAG ATTGAAAATGAATATGAAGAGACTTTAAAGCCATCATCAATTGTGGGTACCTCTTCCACTTCAACCAGCCAGAGGAAGGAAACATCAACCACAAGATACAGTGACCACAGTGCCACTTCCTCGACTCTGGCACAAGTTAATGCCACTTCTTCGGAAAAGGCAGAAGaatttcctcctcccccacctgacATACTTCAAACTCCAATAGATGTGACAGCATTTTCCCAGTCCCCTGAACTCCCCAGCCCTCCTAGAATACCACCAGTCCCCAAAGAATTATATTCCAAGCAAAGAAATTTGTATGAATTAAACCGTTTATATAAACACATCCATCCTGAGTTAAgaaaaaacttagaaaaagatTATATCAGTGAGGTTTCTGAGATTGTTTCTCGTCAAGTGAACCTGGGGAGCTCAGTTTCAGCAGATGTGCAGCAAGCCCGGTATGTTTTTGAAAATACGAATGACAGTTCTCAAAAATGTCTGAACTCGGAAAGAGAACACTTGGAGTGGGATGAAATTCTGAAGGGGGAAGTGCAGTCCATGAGATGGATCTTTGAGAATCAGCCATTAGATTCCATTAACAATGACTCTCCAGATGAAGATAACATCTCCAAGGGCATCACTGATCGAGAAATCATTGCTGGTGGTGATGTGAGATATACAACATGGATGTTTGAAACCCAACCCATCGATACTCTGGGGGATCATTCTTCTGTCACTGAAGAAAATGCTGAGAAAATTCCTGAGCTAGCCAGAGGAGATGTCTGCACAGCACGGTGGATGTTTGAAACAAAGCCATTAGACTCAATGCATAAAATGCATCAAAGTCAAGAAGAATCAGTAGTAACTGCCATAAAGGACATAACCGGGGGGGATGTCAAGACTGTGAGATACATGTTTGAAACTCAACATCTGGATCAACTTAGACACCTTCACTCAGTAGATGAGGTGCACCTACTGCAACTCAGGTCTGAGCTCAAAGAAATTAAGGGAAATGTTAAGAGAagtataaaatgttttgaaactcaACCATTATATGTTATTAGAGATGGTTCAGGTCAAATGCTAGAAATTAAAACCGTTCACAGAGAAGATGTTGAAAAGGGGGATGTGAGAAGAGCACGTTGGATGTTTGAAACACAGCCCTTAGACACAATTAACAAGGATATAACAGAAATTAAAGTCATCAGAGGAATATCCATGGAAGAAAATGTCAAAGGTGGGGTGAGTAGGGCAAAGTGGTTATTTGAAACCCAACCTTTGGAGAAAATCAAAGAAGAGTCAGAAGAGGTCATCATTGAAAAGGAAACAGTAATAGGTACAGATGTCTCTAGAAAGTGTTGGATGTTTGAAACACAGCCATTAGATATTCTAAAAGAAGTTCCTGATGCAGACCCTCTAAGGTCTGAAGAGATAATAGGGGGTGATGTACAAACTACTAAGCATTTATTTGAAACACTtccaataaaggctttaaaagaTAGCCCTGATGTTGGAAAACTTCAAAAAATTACTACTTctgaagaagaaaagggggaTGTTAGGCACCAGAAATGGATTTTTGAAACCCAACCTCTGGAAGAGATTAGAGAAGATAAAAAAGAGTACGTACGAACAGTGAAACTTGAAGAGGTTGACAGAGGAGATGTAAGGAATTACACACGTATCTTTGAATCAAACAACTTAATTAAATTTGAtgcatcagataaaatagaggtGGAAGGAGTCACAAGAGGTGCTGTGGAGTTAAATAAATCACTCTTTGAAACAACACCATTGTATGCCATTCAAGATCACCTTGGAAAATATCATCAAGTAAAGACAGTCCAGCAAGAAGAAATCCTAAGAGGGGATGTAAGAAGCTGTAGGTGGCTTTTTGAAACAAGGCCCATTGACCAGTTTGATGAAAGCATTCATAAATTTCAGATAATTAGAGGAATATCTGCTCAAGAAATACAGACTGGGAACGTGAAATCTGCTAAATGGCTGTTTGAAACCCAACCTCTTGATGCGattaaatattttagtaatatGGAAGAAGTAGAAAGTAAAACTGAACAAGCTACAGATATTATTAAAGGGGATGTCAAAACCTGTAGATGGCTTTTTGAAACCCAGCCAATGGAGTCTCTTTATGAAAAAGTTTCATTAATGACTGGCAGTGAGGAAATTCATAAGGGAGATGTCAAAGCCTGTACTTGGCTCTTTGAAACTCAGTCACTTGATTCCATAAAAGATGACTCCGAAGCAACAGTCAAATTGCAAACTGTAAAACAGGAGGAAATCCATGGTGGGGATGTTCGTACAGCATGCTTTCTTTTTGAGACAGAAAATTTGGACAGCataaaaggagaagaaggaaaggaaatcaagGCCGTGGAAATGGATATCCAAGCTGGGGATGTCTCCAGCCTGCGGCATAAATTTGAAAGTCAGTCCTTAGATTCTATAAGTTCCAGTTCAGAGGAAGTTTTGAAAAAGATCAAAACCCTAAAGACTGAAGATATTCAGAAAGGCAATGTTTTAAACTGCAGGTGGCTTTTTGAAAACCAACCAATTGATATGATAAAAGAAAGCCAAGAAGGTGATAAATTAGTTAAGACAGTGACAGACATACAAGGTGGAGATGTAAGAAAGGGGTGCTTTATTTTTGAGACCTTTTCTTTAGACGAGATTAAAGAAGAATCTGACTATATTAGCACCAAGAAAACAATTACTGAAGAAGCAATAAAGGGTGACGTAAAAAGCTACAGAATGCTCTTTGAAACCCATCCACTCTATGCAATTCAAGATGGAGAAGGGTGTTATCATGAAGTGACAACAGTTAAAAAGGAAGAGGTAATTCATGGAGATGTACGAGGGACAAGGTGGCTTTTTGAAACGAAACCATTAGACTCCATTAATGAATCAGAGACTGTGTATGTTATTAAATCTGTCACACAAGAAGACATTCAGAAGGGAGATGTTAGTTCTGTCAGATACAGATTTGAAACCCAGCCACTGGATCAGATTGCAAAAGAGCCACATGGTATTGTGCCCACTGTAGACTATATTCAAGGTGGGGATGTAAAGACAAGTAAACAATTCTTTGAGTCTGAAAATTTGGATAAGAAGACTTATATAAGAACAGTAAGTGTCAATGAAATACAAAAGGGCAATGTTAAAACATCTACTTGGCTATTTGAGACCCACACTCTAGATGAGCTGCGAGGAGAAGGGTCAGGATATGAAAATATCAAAACAGTCACCCAGGAAGATATGCAGAAAGGTGATGTGAAGCAGGCAGTATGGCTTTTTGAAAACCAAACTTTAGATTCTATTAAGGAAGCAGATGAAAGCATCACAAAAATCACCAAGGAAGAAATCCCTCCTTCTGATGTCAAGACAACTACATGGCTCTTTGAAACTACACCCCTTCATGAATTTACTGAAAGTAGGGTAGAAAAGGTGGAAGTTATTGGCAAGAGCATTAAAGAAACCTTAGAAGAACTCTACTCTCAAAAAGTTATTGAGGCTCCTGGAATCATCATTGAAGCTGATGAAGTTGGGGATGTTCGAATGGCAAAATACAAGCTCCTGAATCAAGCCTCTCCTGAGATACAGAAAGAAGAAATCGTCAGGGTTGACCTCAGAAGTATAATGGTGAAGCTACTTTCCAAAAGAGACTGTAAGAAAAGAGAGATTTTGGTTAgtgaagaagagaagggaaacgTTAATTTGACCAAAACTCAATTATTAAACAGATCAACAGAATTTCAtgctgaaaaagaagagatagtGAGTGGTGATGTCCAACAAGCAATAAAAAACCTGTTCTCCGAGGAAGGATCTGTAAAGAAAGGCATTTTGATTCAGGAAGATGAAAGAGGTGATGTTCACATGACTATCTATTGTCTTCTTCATGAAAATGCTGGTGACACAATTAAGCGTGAAGAAGTAATAGGGGGTGATGTAAAACGTACCATTCATAATTTGCTATCTTCCATatcaaacaataaaatatctgaaagggTTAAAATCGATGCCTCTGAGAGGGGAAATGTTCAGTTTTTTACAACATGCATAGAAACTGGAGCTTTGGATTATCTCAGACAGCTCCAGACATGGTCAGATGAAACACTAACAgctaggaaacaagaaaaagaggaagatgtAATTGGTGGCGATGTAGAAGGTACAAAACTGTTATTAAAGAAAAGGCAATCTCAGGTTGAACGTACTGTTAATGAAACTGACATCATCCCAGGAGATGTGCATAATACAGTTAAGGTTTTTCTGACAGAGCCTCAGAGTACATCTTGTAAGTCacccaaagaagaaatcataaaaggtGATTTGAAGTCAACCCTAAATTCCGTGAGCCAGGCCATAAGTCAGAAAACAGTGgctaaaacagaagaaattataaaaggtGACATGCTGGCCACACTCAagtcactgaaggaatcaaaccaaaaatggaaagaatctAAACAGCCTGATGTCGTCCCTGGGGATATAGAGAAAGCTACTGAATGCCTTGAAAAGACTGCAAACACAAGGATGGAAATCCTGAAAAAGGAGCTTATCCGAGATGACCTTGAAGCATCATTAAGGAACCTAAAAGAAGCACAAAGAGCTTTCAAAGAGGTAAATAAAAAAAGTGTAATCAAAGAAGATGTGCAATCTGTGATGGTAGGATCTGAGGAAGAGCAGAAAATCGAGAATCATCAGGTGGCTGTCCAGAGGGACAAAACAAGCGTTCTTCAGCCAAGACCAGGACCATTTGAGCCAGCAGCCAGGTGGCAGGGGGGAGCAGACATTCTTAATCAAACTAGAGGCAAATCTTGTCATGGGGatttaagagaagaaagaactgaGGTTCATCTTCCAAAAGCCCCCAAGGGCACCGTAAAGATTGTCATAGATCGTGAACAAAACAATGATGCTCTTGAGAAAAACCTTAGAAGGTTATCTAATTCACAGCACAAAGCTATTAAAAATGTGTTGGGATCAGGAGACAGAATGGGTATCTGGACTGATAACACAACAGAGCAACATCTTAGAGATGAACATGTGAGTGGACAACTGACTTCAACTGTGTCAGTTAGGGAACATCTAAAAACCAAGGAATCAGAGACAGTGAGAGAACAGAAGAAGGATGCTGTCTTTACCCAATCTATTGATAAAACAATTGGAAAGCAACAGACTGAAACTTGTGAAGTGAGGAATGACCACCAGAAGATTGAGGCTTTACCTGACAAGAGTCCTAAACATACCAAAAACACTAAAACATCAACAGATACACAAAGCTCTAAGCCCAGTTTAACCCAGGGTCCAGTCAACAAGATGGCTGGAGAAACATGTGAAGTTTCAGAGGACTTTCAGAAGCAGACTCTGTTAAAGCAAGAAATGCAATATTctaataaagatataaagaaaaagaacatgacCCCTCAACCAGTGTGGCAGACTTTGCCTGTGGATCAAGACATGTCAAATGTAACAGAAGTGAAAGTCGCCCAAAAAAGCCACAATAAATTTAAGGCAACTGACAAAAAGCAGACTGATATTCATCTGAAAAGCCAGGACTTTCTAACGAAAACAAATACTTCCAAAGACTTAAAAATGGCAATGGAAATGTCCTTTAATCCAATCAACTGTAACCCtgaaaataatgcaaaagaaagtgagttccctcttccacctccatctccacctTCTCCTCTACCTTCCAATTCATCAGCTGAAATTgaatttcctcttcctcctccacctcctttcATGATGTTGcctgaaaaaaatgtgtttcttcccTCACTGTCCACAGAGAAAATAAAGGCTGAATTTGAGAATTTCCCAggcctccctcttcctccaccaCCAGAAGATGAGAAGTTTGAAAGAGAATGTCTAGCAATGTTTCCACCACCTCCCCCTCCACCAGCTCCATCTCTAAAACCAGCacatctcctctcctcttctgttcAAGAAAAGCACAATGGAGCATTCATACAATATTCCCAAGAAGAAGCCTCAAGCTCTCAGGCTAAAATCATAACAGGAAAATCTGGAGGACGTTTGCCACCTCCCACACTCCCCAAACCCAAATTTCCCAAGCAGATAGCAGATAAGAAGAATCATAGTTCCCCAAAAGTTGAATTGGAAAATTCACCACCAGATATGGAATGTAAAATTACTCCCTCAAAGGATCAGAAAAGAGTAATAATGGCAAGTAGCAGTGAACACATAGAGACAAAGCAGAACGTATCTAGAAAAAGTcttgataaaagaaaacaattatctATGGACTCTACAAGGTCTCTCTCACAGACAGTTCCAGAAACTTCACCACCCAAGGAAAAACTGATAGCACCTCTTGTAAAATCCCATTCATTTCCAGCAGGTTCAGGACAGCAAAGTCCAAAACCTTATATGAGAAAATTTAAGACGCCTTTAATGATAGCTGAAGAAAAATACAGACAACAAAGAGAAGaacttgaaaaacagaaaaaacaggaGAGTTCTTGCTACAACCTAGTCAAAACAGAAAGCCAAAATCAAAACGTATCAGAGTTGAAAAAGGAAGTGCTGTTACAAAAAACAAAGGAGGAGGTCCCCCTAGCTGGAATGGATTCAGGGGTCACTGTGGCTCAAACCAACCCAGTCTCTCAAAGTCTTTCTCAAGTACTAGGAGTGTGTACCGATAACCAGCTTTCCACAACACCAGCAGTGACATTCACTGCCAAGAGGCTCCAGCGTGTTCCAACAGCCTCAGAAGACAAAGATACCGTGAAAAAGGAAGTTTTGCAGAGCTCAAGGGACATGATCCAATCTAAATCAGCTCGTGAAATTAAACAGAGTCACCAAGAATGTAGGACACAGCAAACACAACAGAAGAAGTATCTGGAGCAGTTGCACTTGCCCCAAAGCAAACCAGTTTCCCCCAGTTTCAAAGTTAAAACCATCAAGCTTCCAACTCTAGACCGTAAGTTAAATGAAACAAGCCACAGCTCTGAAAGCCATGAAAAGCAAGCTGAAGTTGATGTTCAAACCATTACCAAACAACAGTACCAGGAAACcgagaaaacagaagcaaggaCTGAATGTAGCAATAAGCAATTGGTGGCTGAAAAATATTATCAGTTACCGACGAAGGAGAAGACAGTAACAGTAAAACTGCCTACAGAATCCACAGAGAAAAGCCGTGAAAGTAAGCTCAATATATTTCATGAGAAGCAAAAAGAATTTAGAGAATCTGAGAGTGGGAAActtccaggaagtgcagaaacaATTCAGGGACCACCAATGATTggtccaaagaaagaaaaactagtagttgaaagaaaacaagaacattTGAATAAATCAGCCCAGAAGGTAGTCAAACAAAAGGTTACTGGTGCACATCTTGATTCACAGACTCAGAATTTTCACCAAACATATATACAGACTTCTGAAAGTCAAGGTGAACATAAAAAGTTGCCCCAGCCATGTAATAATCTGCAAGAAGAAAAATGTCTTGGCGTCAAGGGCCTACAACAGAAACAAGTCTTTTCTAACACTAAAGATTCAAAGCAAGAGATGACACAGGACAaatctttattttcctctgtgaGAGAATTCCAGCAGGAAGATGGAAAATGTGCGGTAAATATATTGGAATTCTTGAGAAAACGTGAAGAACTACAACAGATTTTGTCTAGGGTAAAAGAGTTTGAAGCAGAGCCAGATAAAAATGGCATTAAAACATTTCAGATGCTCTTAAATATTATTCCAGTATGGCTATtaagtgaagaaaaaagagaatatggACTTCACATTGCTATGGAGAATAACAtagaaaaaatcaaagaagaaataatgcaCATTAAAACTCAGGCAGAGGATAGGCTTGTGTCCTGTGAAAAGATAATTCAAACAGCCATGATATCCTCTAAAGCaggaaagcagagaaataaaGCTACTAGTGTTAATGAAACATTATCTAAAGTGTCTAATGCTGATGTCAGCTATAATAAAAACACTGagcagaaagaaaatacaattgtAGAAAAAACAGAGCACCACCAAGTAGCAACTCATCAAGAAGCAACTGCTCAGCATCATGTGAAAACCCATCAGGAAATTAAACTAGTTGATGCCAAGACTTCTCCTCCCTCTTTAAAAACACGCCCGCCATCACCAACTTTCATAACAATCGAGTCTACTGCACGGCCAACAGAAACCTCTGCTAAGGATAAGCTTTCCCAGTCCCCTGAAAAGGACAGTTTTGCTGAACCATCACCAAGACCTGTGTCACAACCACCTAGAATTCTCAGAGCAAATACCTCCCCGTCTCCACCCAAGAGTCACTCTGAACAGCTTGTCAAACTCAAAGACACCACTGCGAAGTTATCCAGGGGGACCGTCCCAGGTTCATCCGTAACCCCGGTGCCCATTGTAGAGAAGAGGACTGAGATCATCACATCTCCTGCAACACTTCGTCGTCAAATTAAGATAGAGGCTCGTGGTAGGGACTCTCCACCTACAATCACAATACCTATAAGTGTAAATCACGCTGATAGTGGTTCCTTCAGAGAATCCATGGAAGctcaagaggaagaaaggaaagtagGGAAAAGGGCGACTTACGTTCACAAAGATGGAGTAAATTCCACTAAGCGCAGAGTGCCAGATACTGTGAGTTTTGACGCAGTCGAAATCATCCGCCAAGTCGAAAAACCTCACCTATCAGAGCACGTGCAGAGGTATGAAGCCGCCAACCGGACTGCTCAAGTGGCTGAAAATGTCATGAATgaccatgaaaatgaaataaacagatgGTTCAGGGGATTTGAGGATGGCCTAGGTTTTGACGCAAAGTCAAATAGAAGAGTTTATGCAAATGGAGAAGCAAACCATAATATAAAACAAGAAAGTCGTACATTTTGTAAGGAGGAATTTGGATTATCATCTTTAGAAAGCGCTAGCTTTACCGGCTTTTCTCACAGTCATCCTAGAGAGCTGCAAGAAACGATGCCTGTTAAGCCGCCCAGCATCTGCTCTGAAACAAGATCTCTAAGTGAACTTTTCTCAGGTGTGGATGCATTTGAGAGTCAAGCTGTTGGGTCGAGGATGATGGTCTCTTCATCACAAGGCTCAGAAGCTGGCAGATCCGGCTTTGACTTCAAGCACGCCCCACCAACCTATGAGGATGTCATCGCTGGCcatattttagatgtttctgatTCACCTACAGAACTCAGGAGGAATTTTCAACAGACGTGGCAGGAGAgtgaaagagtttttaaaaacctgGGATATGCAACCTCAGATGCTTCTGCAACTGAGATGAAAACCACCTTCCAAGAGGAATCTGCATTTATGAGTG